From a region of the Burkholderiales bacterium genome:
- a CDS encoding class I SAM-dependent methyltransferase, with protein sequence MSAMIEEHIFPGTAMPGQDWWHVLWPNPDAVIDVLGIDPEMTVVDLCCGDGYFTAAIARRLASGRVIGFDLDPVVLEQAKAVCNTMKNCTWLLGDAMELVKLITVAVDYVLIANTFHGVPNKMELACEVAKILKPDGYFAIVNWHALPREKTPVLGQPRGPRTESRMSPVEVSAVVVPAGFRRDRYVELPPYHYGAIFRKD encoded by the coding sequence ATGTCCGCGATGATTGAAGAACACATATTCCCAGGAACCGCAATGCCGGGGCAGGATTGGTGGCACGTACTATGGCCGAACCCCGATGCGGTAATAGACGTTTTAGGAATTGACCCGGAGATGACCGTGGTTGATCTTTGCTGTGGGGATGGCTACTTCACCGCTGCTATCGCCCGGCGCCTGGCCTCGGGACGAGTCATTGGGTTTGACCTCGACCCTGTCGTGCTGGAGCAGGCGAAAGCAGTCTGCAATACGATGAAGAACTGCACCTGGCTACTCGGTGACGCGATGGAGTTGGTTAAACTGATAACAGTTGCGGTCGATTACGTCCTTATCGCAAACACTTTTCACGGCGTGCCAAACAAGATGGAGCTTGCATGCGAGGTTGCCAAGATATTAAAGCCGGACGGCTATTTCGCCATTGTTAACTGGCATGCTCTGCCGCGCGAAAAGACCCCGGTATTAGGTCAACCGCGCGGGCCACGCACGGAATCACGCATGTCCCCGGTAGAGGTTTCCGCTGTAGTTGTACCGGCGGGATTCAGAAGAGACCGCTACGTGGAATTGCCTCCCTATCATTACGGGGCAATTTTCAGAAAAGATTAG
- a CDS encoding aldo/keto reductase, whose amino-acid sequence MEKNKSAAHQRLGLAGTAGEFLIGNDLRVTRLGFGAMRITGNGIWGPPADRAGAIQVLRRAVELGIDFIDTADSYGPGVSEEIIAEALHPYPANLVIATKGGFERPGPNRWVENGKPEHLRSACEGSLRRLRLDRIDLYQLHRIDPKVPLEDQLGTLKALQTEGKIKHIGLSEVTVLQIQRAQGIVPIVSVQNRYSVADRRSDDVLEYCEKEEMAFIPWFPLAAGQLTREDSPVRRVAERLKATPSQVALAWLLARSPVILPIPGTSSVPHLEENVAAAGLKLNDNKMQELRHAVHG is encoded by the coding sequence ATGGAGAAGAACAAGTCCGCTGCGCATCAACGGCTAGGACTCGCCGGGACTGCAGGCGAATTCTTAATCGGAAATGATCTCCGTGTAACGCGGTTGGGATTTGGCGCAATGCGAATCACGGGAAATGGAATTTGGGGCCCGCCCGCGGATCGAGCCGGGGCCATCCAAGTATTGCGTCGTGCTGTCGAATTAGGAATCGATTTCATCGACACTGCGGACTCCTACGGTCCAGGGGTGAGCGAAGAAATCATAGCCGAAGCTCTGCACCCCTACCCAGCAAACCTGGTAATTGCGACAAAAGGGGGCTTCGAGCGGCCAGGTCCCAACCGATGGGTCGAAAACGGAAAGCCGGAGCATCTGAGATCCGCCTGCGAAGGTAGTCTGCGCCGGTTGCGTCTGGACCGGATCGATCTGTATCAGTTGCATCGAATCGATCCGAAGGTTCCGCTTGAAGATCAACTCGGCACCCTGAAGGCCCTGCAGACCGAAGGCAAGATCAAGCACATCGGTCTATCGGAAGTGACCGTGCTGCAGATTCAGCGTGCGCAAGGAATAGTTCCTATTGTCAGCGTCCAGAATCGCTACAGCGTGGCCGACCGAAGATCGGACGATGTTTTGGAATATTGCGAAAAGGAGGAGATGGCGTTCATTCCGTGGTTCCCGCTGGCGGCCGGTCAACTGACTCGTGAAGACAGTCCTGTCCGCCGCGTGGCGGAGCGGTTGAAAGCTACGCCATCACAAGTTGCTCTTGCTTGGCTGCTCGCGCGATCTCCAGTCATTCTGCCAATCCCGGGAACTTCCAGCGTCCCACACCTAGAAGAGAACGTTGCTGCAGCCGGATTGAAGCTTAACGACAATAAAATGCAGGAACTACGCCATGCGGTGCACGGATGA